The following coding sequences are from one Lysinibacillus sp. FSL W8-0992 window:
- the comGC gene encoding competence type IV pilus major pilin ComGC: MKLFKQEAGFTLIEMLIVLLIISILILITIPNVTKHFATIDEKGCAAYIAMVQGQVEAYRVDFMAYPTLEDLVSKGYLKEQGKTCPNKEEIIITDKGEVLLAKQSPISEADSQ, from the coding sequence ATGAAGCTTTTTAAACAAGAAGCTGGCTTTACACTAATTGAAATGTTAATCGTTTTGTTGATTATTTCAATCCTTATACTAATAACAATTCCAAATGTAACAAAACATTTTGCAACAATTGATGAAAAGGGCTGCGCTGCCTATATAGCTATGGTGCAAGGACAAGTAGAGGCATACCGAGTAGATTTTATGGCGTATCCTACTTTAGAAGATTTAGTTTCGAAAGGTTATTTAAAAGAGCAGGGAAAGACTTGTCCAAATAAAGAAGAAATTATCATTACGGATAAAGGAGAGGTTTTGTTAGCCAAACAGTCTCCCATATCAGAGGCTGATAGCCAATGA
- the comGD gene encoding competence type IV pilus minor pilin ComGD, with protein MNCQKNERGYTLIEIVIVLFVVMTLIAIVTQFSLKVAEAKEIERFFSQIQLDLHYLQTYSMQHKDYIFMKFESSSQRYSIKKDFYTNIYIRPFPKGVELLSDRSTVQTIRFNFKGNVMTPGTVYFKTPQGTKKVVITLGRGRARVE; from the coding sequence ATGAATTGTCAAAAAAATGAGCGAGGCTATACATTAATTGAAATAGTAATTGTGTTGTTTGTTGTGATGACGTTAATAGCTATTGTGACACAATTTTCGTTAAAAGTAGCAGAAGCAAAAGAAATCGAACGCTTTTTTAGCCAAATTCAATTAGATCTCCACTATTTGCAAACGTATAGCATGCAGCATAAAGATTATATATTTATGAAATTTGAAAGTTCATCACAACGTTATAGTATAAAAAAGGATTTTTATACGAATATTTATATTCGCCCTTTTCCGAAGGGGGTTGAATTATTGTCTGATCGGAGTACCGTCCAAACGATACGATTTAATTTTAAAGGGAATGTCATGACCCCAGGAACAGTTTATTTTAAAACACCCCAGGGGACTAAAAAGGTTGTCATTACTCTAGGGCGAGGGAGAGCACGAGTTGAATGA
- the comGF gene encoding competence type IV pilus minor pilin ComGF, producing MNEKGYTLLEALFQLIVFVLVCHVLILIILWAANMKATMMTDEQTKWELFVFEMNTYLTNATTPITIRRDQKRLTLKTLNTLHHFDCYRNMIRDQVNGGHVPMLIGINKCQFQFNNNELTIAVEFPSGLKKERTYYVPIFEK from the coding sequence ATGAATGAAAAAGGCTATACATTACTGGAAGCATTGTTTCAATTAATCGTATTTGTGCTAGTTTGTCATGTATTAATATTGATTATCCTTTGGGCTGCTAATATGAAAGCAACTATGATGACGGATGAACAAACAAAATGGGAGTTATTTGTTTTCGAAATGAATACGTATTTAACAAATGCTACAACGCCAATAACGATCAGAAGAGATCAAAAAAGACTTACGCTGAAAACATTAAATACACTTCATCATTTTGATTGCTATCGTAATATGATTCGAGATCAAGTTAATGGTGGCCATGTCCCAATGCTCATCGGGATTAATAAATGTCAGTTCCAATTTAACAATAATGAGCTCACAATAGCTGTCGAATTTCCAAGCGGTTTAAAAAAGGAGCGGACCTATTATGTACCAATTTTTGAAAAATGA
- a CDS encoding shikimate kinase, which yields MRKIYLVGFMGCGKSALGRRLSYLLKLPYYDMDHEIVRQQGMTIPQIFEKYGEARFREIETEFLKNFRDEACIISTGGGAAVNGENRKIMRRSGLVFFLDATFEDIYKRIQHDPNRPIVQRSTKEELEELYHYRRKFYREAGHIQVLTEGRTIRHILEYLVFQVKRLKNER from the coding sequence ATGCGAAAAATATATTTAGTTGGCTTTATGGGCTGCGGGAAAAGTGCGTTAGGAAGAAGGTTAAGCTATTTATTAAAGTTACCGTACTATGATATGGATCATGAAATTGTCAGACAGCAGGGGATGACGATTCCACAGATTTTTGAGAAATATGGAGAGGCTCGTTTCCGAGAAATAGAAACGGAATTTTTGAAAAATTTCCGCGACGAGGCATGTATTATCTCTACAGGTGGCGGTGCAGCTGTAAATGGGGAAAACCGGAAAATTATGAGACGCAGTGGACTTGTATTCTTTTTAGATGCGACATTCGAAGATATTTATAAAAGAATACAGCATGATCCAAATAGACCAATTGTACAAAGATCAACAAAGGAAGAGTTAGAGGAGCTGTATCATTACAGAAGAAAATTCTATCGTGAAGCAGGACATATTCAAGTGCTTACAGAAGGTAGAACAATTCGACATATTCTCGAGTATTTAGTATTTCAAGTAAAAAGATTGAAAAACGAACGATAG
- the gcvT gene encoding glycine cleavage system aminomethyltransferase GcvT yields MTNELKRTPLFDEYAKYGGKTIDFGGWELPVQFTSIKEEHDAVRNRAGLFDVSHMGEILVTGPEALDFLQNLLSNDISKIATGQAQYNAMCYEDGGVVDDLLTYKLADNHYLLCVNAANIEKDYDWMMENQHQYDVTIDNQSDSYAQIALQGPLAEELLQSLTATDLTAIKYFRFQDDVEIAGHKALVSRSGYTGEDGFELYGAPADIKALWDIILEAGKDKGVVPAGLGCRDTLRFEAGLPLYGQELSATISPLEAGIGFAVKLNKEDFIGHGVLAEQKENGLARKIVGIEMIDKGIPRHGYKVFKDGKEIGEVTTGTQLPSSKRNVGNALIDSQFATIGTELEIEIRGKQLKVVTVETPFYKRSK; encoded by the coding sequence ATGACGAATGAATTAAAACGTACACCTCTATTTGACGAATATGCAAAGTATGGTGGTAAAACAATTGACTTCGGTGGATGGGAATTACCAGTACAATTCACTTCTATTAAAGAAGAACATGATGCAGTGCGTAATCGTGCAGGCTTATTTGATGTGTCACATATGGGTGAAATTTTAGTAACTGGTCCTGAGGCTTTAGATTTTTTACAAAATCTGTTGTCGAATGACATTTCGAAAATTGCTACAGGTCAAGCGCAATACAATGCGATGTGCTATGAAGATGGTGGCGTTGTCGATGATTTATTAACTTATAAACTAGCAGACAATCATTATTTACTATGTGTCAATGCGGCAAATATTGAAAAAGATTATGACTGGATGATGGAAAATCAACATCAATATGATGTGACAATTGACAATCAATCTGATTCATATGCGCAGATCGCTCTACAAGGACCATTAGCTGAAGAACTTCTTCAATCATTAACAGCAACGGATTTAACTGCAATCAAATATTTCCGCTTCCAAGATGATGTTGAAATTGCAGGGCATAAAGCATTAGTTTCTCGCAGTGGTTATACGGGTGAAGATGGTTTTGAATTATATGGGGCTCCAGCGGACATTAAAGCATTATGGGATATCATCCTAGAAGCTGGAAAAGACAAAGGCGTTGTGCCAGCTGGCTTGGGTTGCCGTGATACACTACGCTTTGAAGCAGGACTTCCTCTTTATGGGCAAGAACTTTCAGCAACAATTTCACCACTTGAAGCGGGCATTGGCTTTGCTGTGAAATTAAATAAAGAAGACTTCATTGGTCATGGCGTGTTAGCAGAGCAAAAAGAAAATGGATTAGCGCGTAAAATCGTAGGTATTGAAATGATCGATAAAGGGATTCCACGACATGGCTACAAAGTGTTCAAAGATGGTAAAGAAATTGGTGAAGTGACAACAGGTACACAGCTTCCTTCTTCAAAACGTAATGTTGGTAACGCATTAATTGACAGCCAATTCGCAACAATCGGAACTGAATTGGAAATTGAAATTCGTGGTAAGCAATTAAAAGTAGTGACAGTTGAAACACCGTTTTACAAGCGTTCAAAATAA
- the gcvPA gene encoding aminomethyl-transferring glycine dehydrogenase subunit GcvPA, which yields MKHRYLPMTEQDKKEMLDVVGVSSVDELFEDIPEKVRFKGLYDIKAAKSESALLKELSALAAKNNDTNANVSFLGAGVYNHYKPIIVDHVISRSEFYTAYTPYQPEISQGELQAIFEFQTMIAELTGMDLANSSMYDGGTALAEAGMLAAGHTRRKKILVSETVHPEYRDVVATYAYGQSIDIVTIPHKDGVTDVEALNELIDENTAAVIAQYPNFFGQVEDLQVIGDIAHDAKSLFVVSSNPLALGILTPPGKLGADICVGDAQVFGIAESFGGPHCGFFAVTTKLMRKVPGRLVGETVDGEGRRGYVLTLQAREQHIRRDKATSNICSNQALLALAASVAMTALGKQGVREMATQNIAKTRYAKNAFEAAGFTVAFQGAHFNEIVVKTNKCVKEINKGLLAKGIIGGYPLGQTYDSLKQHVLIAVTELRTKEEIDALVAEMGALNA from the coding sequence ATGAAACATCGTTATTTACCAATGACGGAGCAAGATAAAAAAGAAATGTTAGACGTAGTTGGTGTGTCATCAGTCGATGAGCTATTCGAGGATATTCCAGAAAAAGTACGTTTCAAAGGCCTTTATGATATTAAAGCAGCGAAATCAGAATCAGCACTTTTAAAAGAGTTATCTGCACTTGCTGCAAAAAACAATGATACGAATGCGAACGTATCCTTCTTAGGCGCAGGTGTCTATAATCACTATAAACCAATTATCGTAGACCATGTCATTTCTCGTTCAGAGTTTTACACTGCCTATACACCGTACCAACCTGAAATCTCACAAGGGGAATTACAAGCAATTTTTGAATTCCAAACGATGATTGCTGAGCTTACAGGAATGGATCTTGCGAACTCGTCTATGTATGATGGTGGAACGGCACTTGCTGAAGCAGGTATGTTAGCTGCAGGACATACACGTCGTAAGAAAATTTTAGTATCTGAAACGGTTCACCCTGAATATCGTGATGTCGTTGCTACATATGCATACGGTCAATCAATTGACATCGTAACAATCCCTCATAAAGATGGTGTGACAGATGTAGAAGCTTTAAACGAGCTGATTGATGAAAATACAGCGGCTGTTATTGCACAATATCCAAACTTCTTTGGTCAAGTAGAGGATTTACAAGTAATCGGTGATATTGCACATGATGCAAAAAGTTTATTTGTTGTATCATCTAACCCACTAGCGCTTGGTATTTTAACACCTCCAGGTAAGCTTGGTGCTGATATTTGTGTTGGTGATGCACAAGTATTTGGTATTGCTGAAAGCTTCGGTGGTCCACACTGTGGTTTCTTCGCGGTAACAACAAAATTAATGCGTAAAGTTCCTGGCCGTCTTGTTGGTGAAACGGTAGATGGTGAAGGTCGCCGTGGTTATGTATTAACGCTACAAGCACGTGAGCAGCATATCCGTCGTGATAAAGCTACATCTAACATTTGTTCAAACCAAGCACTTTTAGCACTTGCAGCTTCTGTTGCAATGACAGCTTTAGGGAAGCAAGGCGTTCGAGAAATGGCTACGCAAAATATTGCGAAGACACGCTATGCAAAAAATGCCTTTGAAGCGGCAGGATTTACTGTTGCATTCCAAGGTGCGCACTTTAACGAAATCGTTGTGAAAACAAATAAATGCGTGAAAGAAATCAATAAAGGTTTACTTGCAAAAGGCATTATCGGTGGTTATCCATTAGGTCAAACTTACGATTCACTTAAGCAACACGTACTAATCGCTGTAACAGAATTACGCACGAAGGAAGAAATTGATGCACTTGTTGCAGAAATGGGGGCTCTCAATGCATAA
- the gcvPB gene encoding aminomethyl-transferring glycine dehydrogenase subunit GcvPB, with the protein MHNENQSLIFEITKEGRVGYSLEALDVPEVDLADLLPANCIREEAAELPEVSELDIMRHYTALSRRNHGVDSGFYPLGSCTMKYNPKINESVARFSGFANVHPLQDESTVQGAMELLYELQTSLVEITGMDEVTLQPAAGAHGEWTALMMIRAFHEANGEGHRNKVIVPDSAHGTNPASATVAGFETITVKSDENGLVDIEDLRKVVGSDTAALMLTNPNTLGLFEENIIEMAELIHEVGGKVYYDGANLNAVMSKARPGDMGFDCVHLNLHKTFTGPHGGGGPGSGPVGVKADLIPFLPKPVLVRTEDGSYHFDYERPQSIGRVKPYYGNFGINVRAYTYIRTMGPDGLKAVTEYAVLNANYMMRRLEPFYDLPYNRHCKHEFVLSGRRQKKLGVRTLDIAKRLLDFGYHPPTTYFPLNVEEALMIEPTETESKETLDAFCDIMIQIAKEAEENPSIVQEAPHTTVVTRLDETRAARTPVLRYQKA; encoded by the coding sequence ATGCATAACGAAAATCAATCACTCATTTTTGAAATTACAAAAGAAGGTCGCGTAGGGTATAGCTTAGAAGCTTTAGATGTACCAGAAGTTGATCTTGCAGATTTACTTCCTGCAAACTGTATTCGTGAAGAAGCAGCTGAGTTACCAGAAGTTTCGGAACTTGATATTATGCGTCATTATACAGCGCTATCTCGTCGTAACCACGGTGTAGACTCTGGATTCTACCCACTTGGCTCATGTACGATGAAGTACAACCCGAAAATTAATGAGTCAGTTGCACGTTTTTCTGGTTTTGCTAATGTTCATCCATTACAAGATGAATCAACTGTACAAGGTGCAATGGAGCTTCTTTATGAACTACAAACATCATTAGTAGAAATTACAGGTATGGATGAAGTGACATTACAACCAGCTGCAGGTGCCCATGGTGAATGGACAGCATTAATGATGATTCGAGCTTTCCATGAAGCAAATGGAGAAGGACATCGTAATAAAGTGATCGTTCCTGACTCAGCTCATGGTACAAATCCAGCATCAGCAACAGTTGCAGGCTTTGAAACTATTACAGTAAAATCTGATGAAAATGGCTTAGTAGACATCGAAGATTTACGTAAAGTAGTAGGTTCAGATACAGCGGCATTAATGCTAACAAACCCAAATACGCTTGGTCTATTTGAAGAAAATATTATCGAAATGGCAGAGCTTATCCATGAAGTTGGCGGTAAAGTATACTATGACGGCGCTAACTTAAATGCGGTTATGAGTAAAGCACGTCCTGGCGATATGGGCTTTGACTGTGTACACTTAAACTTACACAAAACGTTTACAGGTCCACACGGTGGCGGTGGTCCAGGTTCCGGTCCAGTAGGCGTAAAAGCTGATTTAATTCCGTTCCTACCAAAACCAGTACTTGTAAGAACAGAAGATGGTTCATACCACTTTGATTACGAGCGTCCACAATCAATCGGTCGTGTTAAACCTTACTATGGCAACTTTGGTATTAACGTACGTGCATATACGTACATTCGTACAATGGGCCCAGATGGCTTAAAAGCTGTAACAGAATATGCAGTACTAAACGCAAACTATATGATGCGTCGTCTAGAGCCATTCTATGATTTACCATATAACCGTCATTGTAAGCATGAATTTGTTCTATCTGGTCGTCGTCAGAAGAAACTTGGCGTTCGTACACTCGATATTGCAAAACGTCTGTTAGACTTTGGCTACCATCCACCAACAACGTACTTCCCGCTAAACGTGGAAGAGGCGTTAATGATTGAGCCTACAGAAACAGAATCAAAAGAAACATTAGATGCATTCTGCGATATTATGATTCAAATTGCGAAAGAAGCAGAAGAAAATCCATCTATCGTACAAGAAGCACCACATACAACAGTCGTAACTCGTCTTGACGAAACACGCGCTGCACGTACACCAGTGCTTCGCTATCAAAAAGCATAA
- a CDS encoding serine/threonine-protein kinase, with protein MSVAQCEVSLPVHSILHDTYKTKEVIATSKLSIVYLAETLNEGRQVTIKEFFPQELALRDLDNRAVINRLPSTKIKFEDLKATFLNEAIIMKQISHQNIVNFIDFFEENGTLYIIMDYYEGKLLDHYLKDISLNNREQLYTSIFLPLIDALSYLHKHGILHRDIKPSNIMIDLEGNPFLLDFGSAIFYKNAKEYQIFISPGYTPLEQYSNVSVQGVYTDMYSLAATFYYLLTNMVPPDISQRLIEDNIDHIRKYNKRVTMLLAHTIMWGMALQAKKRCPSLKVMKCIILFEDFVNRIRNYFKVNNTK; from the coding sequence ATGTCTGTGGCTCAATGTGAAGTAAGCTTACCTGTACATAGTATTCTTCATGATACATATAAAACAAAAGAAGTAATTGCTACTAGTAAATTATCTATTGTTTATTTGGCGGAAACACTCAATGAAGGCAGGCAGGTAACGATTAAAGAGTTTTTCCCACAGGAACTTGCGTTACGGGATTTAGATAATAGAGCAGTGATAAATCGTTTGCCATCTACAAAAATAAAATTTGAGGATTTAAAAGCAACTTTTCTAAACGAAGCCATCATCATGAAGCAAATAAGTCATCAAAATATTGTCAATTTTATAGACTTTTTTGAGGAGAATGGAACGCTATATATCATAATGGATTATTATGAAGGCAAATTATTAGATCATTATTTAAAAGATATTTCACTTAATAATAGGGAGCAATTATACACTAGTATTTTTCTGCCGTTAATTGATGCTTTAAGTTATCTACATAAACACGGTATTCTACATCGAGACATTAAACCGAGTAATATTATGATCGATTTAGAGGGTAATCCATTTTTACTAGACTTTGGATCTGCGATTTTTTATAAAAATGCCAAAGAATATCAAATTTTTATAAGCCCTGGGTACACTCCTCTTGAGCAATATTCAAATGTCTCTGTACAAGGGGTCTATACAGATATGTATAGTTTAGCCGCAACTTTTTATTATTTATTAACAAATATGGTTCCACCTGATATTTCACAGAGGCTAATTGAGGATAATATTGATCATATAAGAAAATATAATAAAAGGGTAACTATGCTTTTAGCCCATACAATCATGTGGGGAATGGCTTTACAGGCAAAAAAAAGATGCCCTTCTTTAAAAGTTATGAAATGCATTATTCTATTTGAAGATTTTGTCAATAGAATAAGGAACTATTTTAAGGTAAATAATACAAAATAA
- a CDS encoding transcriptional regulator, which produces MEIINQTNRTMLFEEINPEKLDLITLVGDVKGIDSLSDEKVKEINQYLLVKSFDEFLDKFSPTVYSFYNAANQKVMYTLKKPEGIQEDCISEIAIDQNNDFLKMLFTLIDTKRSQGITNVDFKFENLLDMISPKKVMDDIRQVRKEIHYLYGEYDKLDEGDPKKLDTGDKLNLMFEVASRNYNNVMAMLPLAIEDIKTRLLLGANQEENESEKLQIGTLTIGDTGELKIIEAPQTNTSELMVIEENSNYGLSTVFEEDYEAITESPSSYVKDLVVRTFSPLPSIKADFDLETEVQNYNTYLEFYKDAKDEFVKTVKPLVEKLLGVKMYFDQYATKNKGMQPSLLVTNAKLDMLVKSNNLPRLRTYLNTVNSKNDFTDTVWYGIVPAIELEASGKMKVSRSRFKGNEKVAKQEGNTMESLSSLLDTVKDYKVQIFFNFMTEEETTFNGIATAGIDRLIDKCSVLLRKDYSEFAIPCLPNFTIIPKDKSGVVIDTRMQSTENGARLSKEKEDILKLWIEGVYVGASYVAAGIVSAYQCPEYLKESFRNVKRSYPGVRFDIEAGDNSLRAVTTMAKEISGFTNNIKDAINSRSFGFVFSSENAQLQDKDIKRITVYKARSLAMEEDGFDSIYKTQVSTYIERILRFQSGDFKHENIVRFFSNNPSSQKSKWLNDKGYVNSVIHDGDDIGYIIDEKTSLCQIDLVFNGNVKNLEVMITKGTSAVKA; this is translated from the coding sequence ATGGAGATTATTAATCAAACAAACAGAACAATGCTCTTTGAGGAAATCAATCCAGAAAAGCTGGATTTGATTACACTAGTGGGGGATGTAAAAGGAATTGACAGTTTAAGTGATGAGAAAGTGAAAGAAATAAATCAATACCTTCTTGTAAAAAGCTTTGACGAATTTTTAGATAAGTTCTCTCCAACGGTCTATTCGTTCTACAATGCTGCGAATCAGAAAGTAATGTATACGCTTAAAAAACCTGAAGGCATTCAAGAAGATTGTATTTCCGAAATAGCAATCGATCAAAATAATGATTTTTTAAAGATGCTATTTACCCTCATTGATACAAAACGAAGCCAAGGAATTACGAATGTAGACTTTAAATTTGAAAATTTACTAGATATGATTTCTCCGAAAAAGGTGATGGATGATATTCGCCAAGTAAGAAAAGAGATTCATTACTTGTATGGTGAATATGACAAGCTAGATGAAGGGGATCCGAAAAAGCTAGACACAGGGGATAAGTTAAATCTTATGTTCGAAGTAGCTAGCCGAAATTATAACAATGTTATGGCTATGTTGCCGTTAGCAATCGAAGATATTAAAACGAGACTGCTACTAGGGGCTAATCAAGAGGAAAACGAATCCGAAAAACTGCAAATCGGGACACTTACAATTGGTGATACGGGTGAATTAAAAATTATCGAGGCACCTCAAACGAATACTTCTGAGTTGATGGTTATTGAGGAGAATAGTAACTATGGTTTAAGTACTGTTTTTGAGGAAGACTATGAGGCGATTACAGAATCACCATCTTCCTATGTAAAGGATTTAGTAGTAAGAACATTCTCGCCATTACCATCTATAAAAGCAGATTTTGACTTGGAAACAGAGGTTCAAAATTACAATACATACCTAGAATTCTATAAGGATGCAAAGGATGAATTTGTAAAGACAGTGAAGCCATTAGTAGAAAAGCTACTAGGTGTCAAAATGTATTTTGATCAATATGCGACAAAAAATAAAGGTATGCAACCTTCATTATTAGTGACAAATGCAAAATTGGATATGCTCGTTAAGAGTAATAATTTACCAAGGTTGCGGACGTATTTAAATACAGTCAATTCAAAAAATGATTTCACAGATACTGTATGGTATGGCATCGTTCCAGCCATTGAATTAGAAGCATCTGGAAAAATGAAAGTTAGTAGATCTCGATTTAAAGGAAATGAAAAGGTTGCAAAGCAAGAAGGTAACACGATGGAATCCTTATCTAGTCTTCTAGATACAGTAAAAGATTATAAAGTCCAAATATTCTTTAACTTTATGACGGAAGAAGAAACTACTTTCAACGGCATTGCAACAGCAGGCATTGACCGTCTCATCGATAAATGTTCGGTTCTCCTTCGAAAAGATTACAGTGAATTTGCGATTCCTTGCTTACCAAATTTTACAATTATTCCAAAAGACAAGTCAGGCGTAGTCATTGATACAAGGATGCAATCAACTGAAAATGGTGCGCGCCTATCGAAAGAAAAAGAAGATATTCTCAAGCTTTGGATAGAAGGCGTATATGTAGGAGCGAGCTATGTAGCAGCAGGTATTGTGTCTGCTTATCAATGTCCTGAGTACTTAAAGGAATCATTCCGCAATGTAAAGAGAAGTTATCCAGGCGTACGCTTTGACATAGAAGCAGGCGATAACTCATTAAGAGCTGTGACAACAATGGCTAAAGAAATTTCTGGGTTCACGAACAATATTAAAGATGCGATTAATAGCAGAAGCTTTGGTTTTGTATTCTCATCAGAAAATGCACAGCTACAGGATAAAGATATTAAACGTATTACAGTGTACAAAGCAAGAAGTTTAGCGATGGAAGAGGATGGATTTGATTCAATCTACAAAACACAAGTGAGTACGTATATTGAAAGAATTTTAAGATTCCAATCAGGGGACTTCAAGCACGAAAATATTGTTCGATTCTTTAGTAATAATCCAAGTAGTCAAAAAAGTAAGTGGCTTAATGATAAAGGCTATGTAAACTCCGTTATCCATGATGGTGATGACATTGGCTACATTATTGATGAAAAAACAAGCTTATGCCAAATCGATCTCGTATTTAACGGCAATGTGAAGAATCTTGAAGTAATGATTACTAAAGGAACAAGTGCTGTAAAAGCTTAA
- a CDS encoding membrane-associated protease 1: MGFLLKVEGSEAIELGLESIMTVEYETDTPNDSNARSTDVGATLKVKGKILTATDGDNSDDTMKLGLWSLVPAEKADCYRKVTLEVISADQVVRKIHFPNAFVVDYSERYGDTEGIGEFYLFIKQKKDKTDLAKIEGGYAV; the protein is encoded by the coding sequence ATGGGTTTTTTATTAAAAGTAGAAGGATCAGAAGCAATTGAATTAGGATTAGAGAGCATTATGACAGTTGAGTATGAAACAGATACACCAAATGATTCGAACGCTCGCTCAACAGATGTAGGAGCAACTTTAAAAGTAAAAGGAAAAATCCTTACTGCTACAGATGGCGACAATTCGGATGATACGATGAAATTAGGTTTATGGTCACTAGTACCTGCTGAAAAGGCAGACTGTTACCGTAAAGTAACACTAGAAGTTATTTCAGCTGATCAAGTAGTAAGAAAAATCCATTTCCCAAATGCCTTCGTTGTTGACTATTCAGAAAGATATGGCGACACAGAAGGTATCGGAGAATTCTACTTATTCATTAAGCAGAAGAAAGACAAGACAGATTTAGCGAAGATCGAAGGCGGCTATGCTGTTTAA
- a CDS encoding J domain-containing protein produces the protein MKLVKNHYEILGVSRQATQDQIKLAYRKLSKKHHPDVSGGNKQSEQIFLEVQEAYKVLKDTSSREAYDARLDSAAQSGGQSFEQATNTKDRTTTYKQEFNMNDIEKNFEHFFGFNPKTKETSSTLHKTAKKNPIDTTDLFERFFNK, from the coding sequence ATGAAATTAGTGAAAAATCATTATGAAATTTTAGGTGTCAGCAGACAAGCAACGCAAGACCAAATTAAGCTCGCGTACAGAAAATTATCTAAAAAGCATCATCCTGACGTAAGTGGAGGCAATAAACAGTCAGAGCAAATTTTTTTAGAAGTGCAAGAGGCCTATAAAGTATTAAAGGACACGTCTTCTAGAGAAGCATACGATGCACGTCTTGATAGTGCAGCACAAAGCGGTGGGCAATCATTTGAACAGGCAACCAATACGAAAGATCGAACAACTACCTATAAGCAAGAGTTTAATATGAACGATATCGAAAAAAACTTTGAGCACTTTTTTGGTTTTAATCCAAAAACAAAGGAAACGTCGTCAACCCTTCATAAAACGGCAAAGAAAAACCCAATAGATACGACTGATTTATTCGAACGATTTTTTAACAAGTAA
- a CDS encoding FHA domain-containing protein, with product MNDIKNAMEVNTHNEKNQMMIKIIDIIIVIIAFFFILYVFVMNQNFLLKTIIGTMIVIFALVYGLIKYEAKETIYEFTDTNIRKIVLLNERGAEIEEWLLEGKTSLLIGKSSTEQEVDINLNGTEYESLINYEHAVLNCVSGMWYIEDIDSVNGVGVKKAHKRVKSSLKQESPYRLNSGDIIYIANTRILAK from the coding sequence GTGAATGACATAAAAAATGCAATGGAAGTAAACACGCACAATGAAAAAAACCAAATGATGATAAAAATTATCGATATCATCATTGTGATAATCGCCTTCTTTTTTATTTTATATGTGTTTGTTATGAATCAGAATTTTCTTTTGAAAACGATTATTGGGACGATGATAGTCATCTTTGCCCTTGTTTATGGATTAATAAAATACGAAGCAAAAGAGACAATCTATGAATTTACAGATACAAACATTCGGAAAATTGTATTACTCAATGAACGTGGCGCAGAAATAGAAGAATGGCTGCTAGAAGGGAAAACTTCATTGCTCATTGGGAAAAGCTCAACTGAACAAGAGGTAGATATAAATTTAAATGGCACTGAATACGAATCGCTCATTAATTATGAGCATGCTGTTTTAAATTGTGTATCCGGTATGTGGTACATAGAGGACATTGACTCTGTTAATGGGGTAGGCGTTAAAAAAGCGCATAAGCGTGTGAAAAGTAGTTTAAAACAGGAAAGCCCTTATCGTTTAAATAGTGGAGATATTATATACATAGCAAATACTAGAATTTTAGCAAAATAA